The window CCAGTGAAATAATGGCATCATGATTGTATTTCTTAAGGGAGGTGTAGCGTTCGATAGATTCCTGCAGCTTCCGCTCCACATTTTTGCGCTCGGTGATGTCCCGGCCTACAGCAAGCACGCTTGGGCTGTCCGGGTCATCCACTATACGTAAAGTGAATTCAATCCACAAATATCGCCCGTCAGCGTGAAGAACCCGCAGCTGAATACTCCGGAGTTCGGCTACTTGCGGAAGACTGAGGGAGGCACGATCCTCCGGATGGATCAGGCTGCGGATATCGCGTCCGATCAGCTCCTCCGGTTCATAGCCCAGCACTTCCTTAACCGACGGTGAGCAATACCGGCAAACATTGTCGGGTGTGGCATAATACACCACATCACTAATATTCGCGGCAATCAGCCTATACAGCTCGTCAGACGAGGGGTAACGAGTCTGGGCTTTTGCTTCAGCCGGAGGCTTCGTCAGGTGAATAATATAATACAGTTCTGTACCCGTAGAAGGATCTCTGATAAGTGCGGTATGCAGCAACACGGGAACCGGCATACCTTTACCATGGACCAGTCTGATTTCGCATTCAAAAAAGGGAACCCCGCTTGTTTTCAGAGCCCCCATCTTCCTGCTATGTAACTCTATAGAATCTTTGTACACAAGCTCCCTGAAATCATGCCCCAGGAGCTGTTCTTCCGTATATCCAAGCATCGAGACTACAGCCGGATTGATGCTCGTCCATTTGAGGTCAAGAGACAGAAAAGCCATTCCGCTGATACCCGTTCGGTATACTTCTCCAAAGTGCTGCTCTTTCAACATCTGATCCACCGCCCGTTTTGTGGAGTAATGAAAGCAATTCCATTATTTAAAAACTGTAATATTAATATCTTGCATATCCGGGCGAAAGTCAAATGCTATTAAATGGAATAAAATACCTGTTTGCCAGAAAGAAAATCCCTGCACTGGGAACTGCATACTTTTGCTGCATTTTCTTTAATCCAGCCGTTGCGGTTAGAATCATGAATGAAAAAGAGATAACTGATGAAAATGTCCATAAAGATTTGCCCTTCTATGTACCGGAGCTGGTCAAATTGAAAGTTTGTCTTAGAAGCATAGCCTTCCAGAAAGGTATGCCGAAGTTCACTTGGCAGCATAGAGGACGCACTGCCGAGATCAAACAGATAATATCCGTAACCGGAGAATCCGAAATCGATGTAACAAGGACCCTCAGGAGCGACAATAATATTTCCAAGCTGAACATCGGCATGGATGATCCCCCACTCCTGCTGGTCATCCAATTCACGGAGTTGTCCTTTTACACAGTCCAGAACCTCTCGAATGATCCCATAATGCTCCTCACTATACAGGCCGGCTTCAACACCATATTGCAGCTCCTTGATAGCGCTGTCTATCCGCTCAGCACCGTATACAGGCCTGCTCAGTTCAGGATGTACCGACTCGCGTGAAAACCTGTGAAGCTCCGCCAGCCGCTCGCCCAGTGCAAAAACAATCTGCGGGGCATTTTCTTCCTCCAGGGTAAGAACATTACCTTCAATCCACTCCAGCAGAGTTGCATAGCAATCACCAAGCTCACTTCCGGTATAGGCTGTTACAAACTGCCCCAGGCGGCCCGCGACCGGTTTCTGCACAGGCAAAAGGTTGCTATGGTCTAAGCCCAGAAGGATGTACATCTCGGACTCCAATCCTTCAAGCGTATGCTGTATACCGAACAGGCCCGCTGTTGCCGGTTTGTGAATACGGAGCAGGTAGGTCTTATTGCTGTCTTTATCCTTTACCTTAAACGTAATATTCTCATTATGTCTTATGAATTCTATTTCCGGGTCAGTTATTGAATATAGTAAAAGTACTTCAGCCGCATGATGGTTCATGTCATTGACAATGGCGAATTCCATGATAAATCCCTCATCCCTGAATTTTCCTTTTAATATATCATGTAATGTTTCGGTGTTATATGACCCTTTTCCCCACGAACCGGCCATCAGACGGAGTTCTCCCCAGTTCCCCATCTTTGATAAATCAGGGCTTCCAGGCTAACAGTGCTTTTACGGTATCCGTAAAGGCACTGACCTGAAAAGGTTTAGTAATGTAAGCAGCAAATCCTGTTTCCCGGGCCCGTTCAATATCTGTACGCAGGGCAAATGCACTGATTGCCACTACCGGTATATGCCGGGTATCCTCCCTTGCCTTTAACCATTCCAATGCCTCATATCCATTCAGGCCGGGTAAGCCGATATCGAGAATGATCAGATCCGGCAGCCGCCGGACTGCAATGTCCAGGCCCATCTCCGCCGTTTCAGCTTTCAGCAGCAATAAGGAGGGCAGATTTTTTTTGAAGATATGATGCATTAAGGCCATGTTAAGCTCATTATCTTCTACATACAGCACAGTCCGCTTGTATTCCTCCATCCGCCAAATCCCCCCCAAATGTTTACGATCCATGGAAAAAGAAAAAACCGAAGAAAGGGACCTTTCCCCCTTCTCCGGCTCATGTCCGGCTCATTCGCATGTCCGACTCATTTCCGCCTCATATATAGTTCGATGATCTGGTTTAAAGAAAAGTATATGCGATCACGCTTGTATCCTTATTGAAATCCCAATCCACATAAATGTCGGACAGCTCCTTGCCCAGCATTGGTGCAATTGTGGTGGTATCTTCGAGGTAGCGTTTTTCCATCTTGCGTTTCGTGGTTTTGAGCGTATTCTCATAGCCGAGGCCTATCAGTTCCTTCTCCAAAGGAATCAGGATGCCTTCGCGTTTGATGATCAGGGTACGGGGCCCCAGCCACCAGGAATCGGTAAACTCGGGTTCCTTCTGTACTTTTCTGCTCACTTCATTGATCTGGGCATGAACTTCATCCCGTCCGGCATACTCATCGACTGCTACTCCGTCGTTCTTCAGGAGGGCAACGATCATCCCAGACGCATTATGTATACCCCAATCATAAAAAATCTCGCCAACCTCAATCGACATATTGTCCTGCAGGTAAGCCGATAGCTCAGGAAGCAGTGACTTCATCAGAAGCTCACGTGTATAGCGGAACGCCTGCTCCTCTTCCTTATTCAGCAGAAATCTCTCTACAGGCCCGATAAAATTCCGGATATGCAGTGCGATGCATTGCTTCCCGATAGAAACATGTATAGACTCGGGGCCTTTCCCGAAACGTTCCCTAAGTAGTCTTCCTGTGTAACTGGAAAATTGGCTAGTAAGTTCTGTAGTACTCATTGGATTTCCTCCAGCAATGTATTCTTTTAAGTGCCTGGGGAGATACTCCGCCTGCCGGAGAAACGATTCGTACATCTTAGTATAATATCAACAGACAGCTTCGTACATAAAAAAATAAGCAGATCATTGACACGAACAATTAGATTGTATACAATCTAATTGTTTAATACATATAACGCGTATCGGAAGGATGAAGCTGCCAATGAGTGTCTATCCATATACAGCCCGCAACATTCGGGGTAAAGAAACCCCTCTTGAACAATACAAGGATAAAGTGCTGCTGATCGTAAACACAGCCAGTAAATGCGGGTTCACCCCGCAATATTCCGACCTGCAAAAGCTTTACGAGAAATTCCAGGATCAGGGTTTTCAAATTCTCGGGTTCCCCAGCGACCAGTTCGGTGAAGAACCCGGCTCTAATGAAGAAGTCGACGTGTTCTGCCAAATCAATTACGGTGTCACCTTCCCGCTCTTTGAGAAGATTGATGTCAAAGGGGAACATAAACATCCATTATTCGGCTATCTGACCGGCCAAGCGGGCTTTGCCGGCTTCGATCATAATCACACGGGCAGCAGACTGCTGCACATGATGCTGGAGGAGCGTGATCCTGCGTCTCTGGCTGACGATGAAGTGAAATGGAACTTCACCAAGTTCCTGATCGACCGTGAAGGCAATGTAGTGAAGCGTTTCGAGTCTTCTATTGATCCCCTCGATCTTGAGCCGGCTATTCAGGAATTGCTGTAAAGATCAAGAACTCAAGAGCAATTGTTGATTCCAAAATTTCCAAAAGAATTATACCGAGTGTCTGGAAGCCCAAATAAGGCTGAAGGATGCTTTTTTTATTTTTTTTGAGTGATTATATTATGACTTATGTTTTTGCAGATTTTTTCCATAGCCACAAAACACAAAACATAACAATTGCGCAGTGATAAAAGTCCTATGAATATATAAATTTCCCGAGAAATTTGTCGATATATGACTCATAAACATAATTTTTTTAAGTTCTAGGCCAGGAGGTTGTCTTATTGAGTAGCATTTCAGTCAAATGGGGAGCTGTTCTTATCGCTCTTAATACGTTATTCAGCACGGCGGCTTATGCGGATGCAGGCATAGCCGGACAAACAACAGGATTTACCGATCTCAAGCAATTGGATCCATCAAAGATCTCTGCCATTCTAGAAGCAGCCAACAAAGGATACCTGAGCGGTGATCCTAACGGGCAATTCCGGCCGAAAGCTACAATTACCCGGCAAGAACTGGCTGTCATTCTGAGCAAAGTCTTAAGCCTGGGCTCCGGCTCCGCCACCCCTTCCCTCTACTCGGATGTATCCGCCTCCAATTGGAGCGCCTCCGCCATAGAAGCAGTCAAACAAGCCGGGATCATGACCGGCGATGGCAGCGGACAGTTTAATCCTTATCGGCCTGTGACGAAGGAAGAGCTGGCAACGATTATGGTGAGAGCCATACATGGAAGCGGAGCGCGCAGTACATTGGCAGATCCGGCTGAAAACAGCACTGCAATCAGTTCATGGGCTAAAGCATCCCTTAACATTGCCACGCAGCTAAAGCTATCCGAATTATTCGAGGATCGCTCCAATCCTAAAGCTGCGGTTCAGCGGCAGGATATCGCCTCTCTCCTGCTCAATACATTTACCCAAACAGAGCAATCTGCAGTGATCACAAGTATAAATGGTGATTTTGTCACCATCGGTGATACTCCCTACCTGATCGAAGGCCAGCTTAAGGAGCTTATCGGAGATACCAACCGTGAAGCGCTTGAAGGTGCAGTACTCAAATTCAACTCACTAAATCGTCATTTAGATGGTTTGCAGGCGCTTGAAATTGTTAAAAAAGGGGTTCAGCTGCATACCTCCGCTCTTCCCTCCGGCACGCTGCTGGGCATTTCCGCGAATGATGTAACGATTGCAGGAAATGTTGCCGGCGAACTAAAACTGAATGAAGGCGTCTCCGCGATAAATCTTCAAGGAAACATCGGCCAGTTCATTGTTAACTCTTCCGCACCTGTTGTGATTAACGGCAGCGGTTCTCTGCAGCATTTCAAGGTTCTTGAAGGTGCAAAGATTACGATTAATCCAGCCCTATCTATTCAAGTGCTGCAGTTACCGGATAGCATACTCCCATCACAAATCATCCAGAATTATGCAGCTGTCCAGAGCAACATCAAACAAATACAGAATGCTTCTGGAAATTTTGTAAGTTACACACCTGCCCCCAGTGTCTCCACCGGTAATCAGCAGGCGGCGAATCAAGCGCCTATCCTGAAAAATACGATTTCCGCTCTTGCCAAGTCTGTGGTGGATGGCAATCAAACGGCAGACCTGAGCTCGGTCTTCGCCGATGAAGACGGCGACTTACTCTCCTTCTCAGCGGTTTCCTCCGACAGCGGTGTGGCTACCGTATCTGTTAGCGGCAGTACTCTGTCGATTATTCCGGTGAATGCTGGGACGACTACGATCACCGTAACCGCTAATGACGGCAACGGCGGGACGAAGGATACCAGCTTCACCGCGACCTTTACGGCTCCGCCTCCGGTGAACCATGTACCGACTGTGGCGAACAGTATTCCCGCCCTCGCTAAGTCTGTGGTGGATGGCACTCAAACGGCAGACCTGAGCTCGGTCTTCGCCGATGAAGACGGCGACACGCTCTCCTTCTCAGCGGTTTCCTCCGACAGCGGTGTGGCCACCGTATCTGTTAGCGGCAGTACTCTGTCGATTATTCCGGTGAATGCTGGGACGACTACGATCACCGTAACCGCTAATGACGGCAACGGCGGGACGAAGGATACCAGCTTCACCGCGACCTTTACAGCTCCGCCTCCGGTAAACCATGTACCGACTGTGGCGAACAGTATTCCCGCCCTCGCTAAGTCTGTGGTGGATGGCACTCAAACGGCAGACCTGAGCTCGGTCTTCGCCGATGAAGACGGCGACACGCTCTCCTTCTCAGCGGTTTCCTCCGACAGCGGTGTGGCCACCGTATCCGTTAGCGGCAGTACTCTGTCGATAACACCAGTTGGTGCGGGTACGACGACCATCACCGTAACCGCTAATGACGGCAACGGTGGAACGAAGGATACCAGCTTCACCGCGACCTTTACGGCTCCGGCTCCGGTGAACCATGTACCGACTGTGGCGAACAGTATTCCCGTCCTTGCTAAGTCTGTGGTGGATGGCACGCAAACGGCAGACCTGAGCTCGGTCTTCGCCGATCAAGACGGCGACACGCTCTCCTTCTCGGCGGTTTCCTCCGACAGCGGTGTGGCCACCGTATCCGTTAGCGGCAGTACTCTGTCGATAACACCAGTTGGTGCGGGTACAACGACCATCACTGTTACCGCTAATGACGGCAACGGCGGGACGAAGGATACCAGCTTCACCGCGACCTTTACGGCAGCCGCGCCTGCGGCTACAAGTGTATTCTTCTCGGAAACTATTTTTGGTAATGAGTATCTGCAGGCCATTGAGCTCTTCAATCCTACCGGTGAGATTATCGATGGTTCCAAGCTGCGGATTGAACGTTCAGACGGCGGGGACTCCACTGTGCTGAGTAGTGCATTACTCAATCCTAACCAGGCTTTTGTTATCATGGAATCTTTCTATGAGGGTGATGTACCTAGCGACTATTACTCCACGATGCTGTTCTTCCTGGATGATAGTGCGCCGGTTACCTTGTACCTGTATTACGATAATGAATTGATTGATGTGGCTGTAATCAGTCCGTACCAGTCCCTTGCGCGGAAATCCGGCACTGTCATCGGCTCCTCTACCTATGAGGCCAGCGACTGGGCCGATGAAGGGACAGATTATACCGCTGATCTGGGAAGCTACAACGCAGACTAATCTTTATTTCTTTATATTTGACCAGGAGGCGCTCTCTGATGACCATGAATAAGTTTCAAAAAATAGCTCTGTCTTCCCTGCTCGCCGCGGCGCTGCCTCTTTCAAGCGCCGCAGCCGCGGCAGGTCCTGTCCTGACCTCTGACTCTTCCAGCAAACTCACCGTTCTAAAGGATACCTCTTTGATTAAGAGCTCACTGCTTGAATCCGTGAACCGTGCCGTAGAGCTTGGTCTGATGGGCGGCTACAGCGATGGCAAATTCCATCCCGCAGATATCGTCAGCAGGCAGGAGCTGGCCGCCATTCTCTTCCGGACACTTGAGCTTATGCCAACCGCCGCCAAGAGCGCATATACAGACGTCAAAACTGCCAGCTGGAGCAGCAGCTCCATTAACGCGATTACAGCGGCAGGAATTATGTCGGGTGACGGAACCGGAAAGTTCTGGCCGAAGGCGCCGATTACCCGCCAGGAATCAGCAGCGATGCTGGTGCGGGCTTCCGGGCAGGAAATCATCCCCGAAACTGCCGATTTCACAGCGCCTGCAGACTGGAGCAGTGTGGCTGAATGGGCCAAGCCGTATGTACGTACTGCCATTGTTAAGGGGTATATGCCGCTTGAAGACGGTAAATTTTCACCGAAAGCAGGGGTACAGCGCCAGGAGATGGCCGGACTGCTTATTGCAACCTTTTTCTCCGGTACAACGATGGAAAATCTGCAAAGTGTGAGCAGCGGCAGCGCAACAATAAGCGGCGTGAAATTTGCCTTATCCGGCTCATCCGCGAGCCTTATGAATCCCGCCAATCAGGATATTCTGAACAAGGCCGAGGTTTCCTTTACTTCTTCCGGCAGAACCATCCAGTCTCTGAACACACTGTATCTGAACAGCAGCGGCAAAGAACCGGCCGTAGGGCAGGAGGAATTCAGCGGCAATCTCGTGCTGGACGGACAGGGCGCAACACTGGACGGAAATTTGGAGATCCGCGGCGATTACCTGTCGATCCGCAATCTGACCGTACGCGGTGACCTGATCGTTACTCCGAAGCTGCTGCATGATTTCAAAGCCACAAATGTAAAAGTACTCGGTAAAACAGAGGTGTTTGGCGGTGACAGCAATACTGTTATTTTTGAAAACTCTACCCTGAGCACTGTAGATGTTAACAAAACGGGGGTCCATCTTGAAACTACAGGCAGCACCACGGCCGGACAAGTCACGGTTTCATCGGATGCAACGATCAGCGCAAATGCGGCAACACCGCTCAGCAATATCGTTGTTAACGGGAGTGCCAGCCAAGTTGCCATTAACGGTTCAGTCGCTAACGTAACAGTAACGGGTAATCAGTCTCTCAGCTTGACCGGTAATGCTGTAATTTCTAATCTGAACGTTCAAAGTTCCGGGACTGTTGCTTTGAACAGTACCGGAACGGTGCAGAATCTGCAGGTATCCGGCGGTGCCAATGTTGCTATAAACAGCACTACCGTTCTATCAACATCAGCTGCGGCTTCGTCCACTATTACAACCGGCTCTTCTCCTGTAGTAAATACGGCACCGAAAGTCGTTGCGCCGGTTGCAGACCGTATCCTGACACTCGGTACGAGTGAAGTCATTGATATTGCCGGAGTATTCAAAGATGATGAACAGAGCCAGCTGAAACTAACAGCCGTCTCAGGAAGCTCTACCGTTGTCAAAGCTGTCTTAACCGGCACCCAGTTGACACTCACTCCATTAAAAGCCGGCAGCAATATCACAATCTTGATGTCAGCTGATGACCAGAACGGGAAGAAAACGAATTCCAGCTTCAAAATTAGTGTAAACACTCCGCCGGCCGCAACCTCCGCTGTCGCAGATCAGCTGGTAGTGCTTGGTGCCGCTGCGCGCGAAATTGATTTAAGCAGCTGGTTCAGCGACGCTGATTCAGACAGCCTGATTTACGAGGCGGTAAGCAGCGATCCTGTAATCGCTACGGCTCAACTCTCAGGTCATACGCTTACTGTAACAGGTCAGACGGCTGGAGCCGCCAAGGTCAAGCTCATTGCCAAAGACGGACGCGGCGGCACTGCCGAGTCCGAAATCACCGTAACCGTCAATAAAAATCCCGCGGCAGGCAATATGGAAGATCAGCTGCTGCCGGTTAATGGAATTCCGGTCGAGTTCCCGCTGGATCAATTATTCTCCGATGATGACCTTGATCCGCTTACCTTCACTTCACTTTCCAGTGATCCAGCCAGCGTCGGGGCTGCAGTATACGGTGATAAGCTGATTCTTACACCGCAGGTCCATGGCCATGCAACGGTTACAGTAAGTGTAGAAGACGGACGCGGCGGCTCAAGCCAGGTCACCTTTGCCGTCAATGTCAATACGATTCCGCAAGTATCAGCTATCCCGGACAGATCCATGAAAGGTGCAGATGAACCCTATACAATCCTGCTCTCTGATTATTTCAGTGACGCAGACAGTGATAATCTGACTTTTTCGGTACAATCGAGCAGCCCTGCAGTGGCCGAAGCCGAAGTGGCCGGCGATATATTGAAGCTGTTACCTGCCGGGCATGGAATAACAACAATCTCAGTGGTAGCCAATGATGGTTATGCGGGGATCGTCTCTGCCAGCTTTGAGCTTACAGTGAATGACACGCCTGGAACGGGGACAACACCGCTTGGTAATCAAATGCTGCAGGAGAACGGCGATACGCTGACTGTCGATCTCAGTACTGCTTTCGCTGACCCGGAGGGCGACGATCTCACTTATACCGTTAACAGTTCTGACAACGGCCTTGCTGCTGTTTCCATAACCGGACATACCCTAAGCGTGACGCCAAAGTCTCACGGAACCGCAACGGTTACAGTGACGGCAAAAGACAGCTACGGAGCTACTGCACAGCAATCTTTTACCGCTGTAATCAATGCCAAACCTGTTGCTGCTGCTATTGCCGCCCAATCTCTGCCGCATTACGGGCTTCCACAGGAACTTGAGTTGTCGTCCTATTTCAATGACCCTGACGGAGATGTCCTTGTGTACTCCGCAACCTCTGCGGATACTGCGACAGCCGAAGCCGCAGTAACCGGCAGCAAACTGACTTTAACGCCAAAATCTCCAGGAACCACCAAGGTTACTGTCCAGGCGCATGACGGTAAAGGCGGGATCACAGAATATACCTTTGATGTAACCGTGCTGCGCAATCAGGCTCCGGTCTTCGCAGGTGTAAGCAAACAAATTCTGCAGGAGAACGGCAGCACTGTTGATCTCGAGCTGTCTGCTATATTCAGTGATCCCGAACAGGATGTCATTGCGTACAGCGTCCAGTCGGAAGACACCAGCATTGTGGCTACCTTGCTTACCGGCACCAAGCTTACCCTGACGCCCAAAGCAAGCGGCTTAGTTAAGGTTCAAGTGAAAGCCAGTGACGATAAAGGCAATGACACTACACAAGATATCGAAGCACTTGTAAATGCGGCTCCGCTTGCCGCTGCGGGAAGTCTCCCCGATCTGGATCTGCAGGAGGACGGCAGCCCGCTGGATATAGATCTGCTGCCGGTATTCACTGATCCGGAAGCCGGGCCTCTAACGTATACTGCTGAATCAGGCGACCCTGCCAAAACAGCAGTTTCGGTAACAGGCAGTACGCTTACGATAAGTCCAAAAGCATATGGATCTCCGGTCATCCAGGTCACTGCCAGCGATGCCGACGGAGGCAAGACCAAAGTATCCTTTACCGTCCATGTCAACGCCGCACCAAAGGCAGTGGGGGACAAGCTTACCGATACAACGCTCTATACGGGCAGTCCGGCAACCGAAATTGACCTCAGCACCGCATTCACCGATGCAGATGGAGACACGCTCAGCTTCAGCGCCAGCACAGATGCCGGCAGCACCGTGAATGCAGCAGTTACAGGGAAAATGTTGAAGCTGACGCCAGCGGCTCAAGGAACCGCCGTAATTACCGTAACGGCCCAGGATCAGCGCGGCGGCCAAGTCACAGTCTCGTTCACCGTGACCGTGTCCTCCAAGCCGAATACCGCACCGGAAGCAGTAAGTGCAATTTCACCGCAGATCCTAACGCCTGGCGTCACCAATACGCGGACTTACGAC of the Paenibacillus pedocola genome contains:
- a CDS encoding phosphotransferase enzyme family protein; translation: MEFAIVNDMNHHAAEVLLLYSITDPEIEFIRHNENITFKVKDKDSNKTYLLRIHKPATAGLFGIQHTLEGLESEMYILLGLDHSNLLPVQKPVAGRLGQFVTAYTGSELGDCYATLLEWIEGNVLTLEEENAPQIVFALGERLAELHRFSRESVHPELSRPVYGAERIDSAIKELQYGVEAGLYSEEHYGIIREVLDCVKGQLRELDDQQEWGIIHADVQLGNIIVAPEGPCYIDFGFSGYGYYLFDLGSASSMLPSELRHTFLEGYASKTNFQFDQLRYIEGQIFMDIFISYLFFIHDSNRNGWIKENAAKVCSSQCRDFLSGKQVFYSI
- a CDS encoding response regulator yields the protein MEEYKRTVLYVEDNELNMALMHHIFKKNLPSLLLLKAETAEMGLDIAVRRLPDLIILDIGLPGLNGYEALEWLKAREDTRHIPVVAISAFALRTDIERARETGFAAYITKPFQVSAFTDTVKALLAWKP
- a CDS encoding DUF2294 domain-containing protein — protein: MSTTELTSQFSSYTGRLLRERFGKGPESIHVSIGKQCIALHIRNFIGPVERFLLNKEEEQAFRYTRELLMKSLLPELSAYLQDNMSIEVGEIFYDWGIHNASGMIVALLKNDGVAVDEYAGRDEVHAQINEVSRKVQKEPEFTDSWWLGPRTLIIKREGILIPLEKELIGLGYENTLKTTKRKMEKRYLEDTTTIAPMLGKELSDIYVDWDFNKDTSVIAYTFL
- a CDS encoding glutathione peroxidase, whose protein sequence is MSVYPYTARNIRGKETPLEQYKDKVLLIVNTASKCGFTPQYSDLQKLYEKFQDQGFQILGFPSDQFGEEPGSNEEVDVFCQINYGVTFPLFEKIDVKGEHKHPLFGYLTGQAGFAGFDHNHTGSRLLHMMLEERDPASLADDEVKWNFTKFLIDREGNVVKRFESSIDPLDLEPAIQELL
- a CDS encoding Ig-like domain-containing protein, whose protein sequence is MSSISVKWGAVLIALNTLFSTAAYADAGIAGQTTGFTDLKQLDPSKISAILEAANKGYLSGDPNGQFRPKATITRQELAVILSKVLSLGSGSATPSLYSDVSASNWSASAIEAVKQAGIMTGDGSGQFNPYRPVTKEELATIMVRAIHGSGARSTLADPAENSTAISSWAKASLNIATQLKLSELFEDRSNPKAAVQRQDIASLLLNTFTQTEQSAVITSINGDFVTIGDTPYLIEGQLKELIGDTNREALEGAVLKFNSLNRHLDGLQALEIVKKGVQLHTSALPSGTLLGISANDVTIAGNVAGELKLNEGVSAINLQGNIGQFIVNSSAPVVINGSGSLQHFKVLEGAKITINPALSIQVLQLPDSILPSQIIQNYAAVQSNIKQIQNASGNFVSYTPAPSVSTGNQQAANQAPILKNTISALAKSVVDGNQTADLSSVFADEDGDLLSFSAVSSDSGVATVSVSGSTLSIIPVNAGTTTITVTANDGNGGTKDTSFTATFTAPPPVNHVPTVANSIPALAKSVVDGTQTADLSSVFADEDGDTLSFSAVSSDSGVATVSVSGSTLSIIPVNAGTTTITVTANDGNGGTKDTSFTATFTAPPPVNHVPTVANSIPALAKSVVDGTQTADLSSVFADEDGDTLSFSAVSSDSGVATVSVSGSTLSITPVGAGTTTITVTANDGNGGTKDTSFTATFTAPAPVNHVPTVANSIPVLAKSVVDGTQTADLSSVFADQDGDTLSFSAVSSDSGVATVSVSGSTLSITPVGAGTTTITVTANDGNGGTKDTSFTATFTAAAPAATSVFFSETIFGNEYLQAIELFNPTGEIIDGSKLRIERSDGGDSTVLSSALLNPNQAFVIMESFYEGDVPSDYYSTMLFFLDDSAPVTLYLYYDNELIDVAVISPYQSLARKSGTVIGSSTYEASDWADEGTDYTADLGSYNAD
- a CDS encoding Ig-like domain-containing protein — protein: MTMNKFQKIALSSLLAAALPLSSAAAAAGPVLTSDSSSKLTVLKDTSLIKSSLLESVNRAVELGLMGGYSDGKFHPADIVSRQELAAILFRTLELMPTAAKSAYTDVKTASWSSSSINAITAAGIMSGDGTGKFWPKAPITRQESAAMLVRASGQEIIPETADFTAPADWSSVAEWAKPYVRTAIVKGYMPLEDGKFSPKAGVQRQEMAGLLIATFFSGTTMENLQSVSSGSATISGVKFALSGSSASLMNPANQDILNKAEVSFTSSGRTIQSLNTLYLNSSGKEPAVGQEEFSGNLVLDGQGATLDGNLEIRGDYLSIRNLTVRGDLIVTPKLLHDFKATNVKVLGKTEVFGGDSNTVIFENSTLSTVDVNKTGVHLETTGSTTAGQVTVSSDATISANAATPLSNIVVNGSASQVAINGSVANVTVTGNQSLSLTGNAVISNLNVQSSGTVALNSTGTVQNLQVSGGANVAINSTTVLSTSAAASSTITTGSSPVVNTAPKVVAPVADRILTLGTSEVIDIAGVFKDDEQSQLKLTAVSGSSTVVKAVLTGTQLTLTPLKAGSNITILMSADDQNGKKTNSSFKISVNTPPAATSAVADQLVVLGAAAREIDLSSWFSDADSDSLIYEAVSSDPVIATAQLSGHTLTVTGQTAGAAKVKLIAKDGRGGTAESEITVTVNKNPAAGNMEDQLLPVNGIPVEFPLDQLFSDDDLDPLTFTSLSSDPASVGAAVYGDKLILTPQVHGHATVTVSVEDGRGGSSQVTFAVNVNTIPQVSAIPDRSMKGADEPYTILLSDYFSDADSDNLTFSVQSSSPAVAEAEVAGDILKLLPAGHGITTISVVANDGYAGIVSASFELTVNDTPGTGTTPLGNQMLQENGDTLTVDLSTAFADPEGDDLTYTVNSSDNGLAAVSITGHTLSVTPKSHGTATVTVTAKDSYGATAQQSFTAVINAKPVAAAIAAQSLPHYGLPQELELSSYFNDPDGDVLVYSATSADTATAEAAVTGSKLTLTPKSPGTTKVTVQAHDGKGGITEYTFDVTVLRNQAPVFAGVSKQILQENGSTVDLELSAIFSDPEQDVIAYSVQSEDTSIVATLLTGTKLTLTPKASGLVKVQVKASDDKGNDTTQDIEALVNAAPLAAAGSLPDLDLQEDGSPLDIDLLPVFTDPEAGPLTYTAESGDPAKTAVSVTGSTLTISPKAYGSPVIQVTASDADGGKTKVSFTVHVNAAPKAVGDKLTDTTLYTGSPATEIDLSTAFTDADGDTLSFSASTDAGSTVNAAVTGKMLKLTPAAQGTAVITVTAQDQRGGQVTVSFTVTVSSKPNTAPEAVSAISPQILTPGVTNTRTYDLSQLFEDADNDTLTYTAVIDSAAAGAVSVSGNMLSLSPAAGSSASGIVTVTASDGKGGTAAYSFALTTAQLVSNGLVPINTKQGVQSLSYDISKLFPGQTSFKVYMGTADSTFTGPTPLNGTIWTGTPMPGYVWIVGADGRAIVLSITVSPQGSGELFFSEYLDGGDGRIAVELYYKNTGTPIASPQGYTIEVYRYMKNTQTITSTSQTINTQWPTMSPYLFINDIFYDAFDIMNIWYYNDELSLYNPSSYDVVAIVLKKNGQIVDMLGNPASNQKFLSSGGTIIRKPGIYTGSGQFSLEGEWNVFPKGTYQYFGTHSL